One genomic segment of Erysipelotrichaceae bacterium 66202529 includes these proteins:
- the xseA gene encoding exodeoxyribonuclease VII large subunit, with translation MSQSVYSVSSLVHYIKQSLDNDIRIQSILIKGEISNFTNHRSGHWYFTLKDARAKISCVMFSSHARRCRIVLKEGMKVIVTASVSMYEAGGSVQLYVTGVQADGLGDLFLQLEEVKRKLAAEGLFDPNKKKALPQYPMSIGVITAKSGAAVQDILTTISRRWPLAEVKVYPSLVQGIQASEAIVKNLALADCGNHDVVLLARGGGAIEDLWCFNEETVARAVYAMSSVIVTGVGHETDTTLVDYVSDARAPTPTAAAELITPDLEEVRMHVALLRRRMIKDMETRLQLARQALEPVKQHRYMKDPQSYIREEEMKLAMHVRRLGVVEAQVAAFAMRLKQNSQQLAIHSERLYQINARNVEQSRLRLQNALQNYDMQRKRQMRNVSALLDAYSPLKSLSRGYAIAYHEDAVISSIEDVEVNDTLRLRLQDGYIDTIIEKKENL, from the coding sequence ATGAGTCAGAGTGTGTATAGTGTTTCCTCACTGGTTCACTATATCAAGCAGTCGCTGGACAATGATATCCGGATACAATCCATTCTCATCAAGGGGGAAATCAGTAATTTCACCAATCATCGCAGCGGACACTGGTATTTTACACTAAAGGATGCCCGTGCCAAAATCAGCTGTGTGATGTTTTCCTCACATGCACGCCGCTGCCGCATTGTGTTGAAAGAAGGAATGAAGGTCATCGTGACGGCTTCCGTTTCCATGTATGAGGCAGGGGGAAGCGTGCAGCTGTATGTGACCGGTGTACAGGCGGATGGTCTTGGAGATTTGTTTCTGCAGCTGGAGGAAGTAAAAAGAAAGCTGGCTGCGGAGGGACTCTTTGATCCCAATAAGAAAAAGGCACTGCCGCAGTATCCGATGAGTATCGGTGTTATCACTGCGAAAAGCGGAGCTGCCGTGCAAGATATCCTGACGACGATTTCCCGGCGCTGGCCGCTGGCAGAGGTAAAGGTATACCCCAGCCTTGTACAGGGCATTCAGGCAAGTGAGGCCATTGTAAAAAATCTTGCACTCGCAGATTGTGGAAATCATGATGTCGTATTGCTTGCCCGTGGAGGGGGAGCTATTGAGGATTTATGGTGCTTTAATGAGGAAACGGTTGCCAGGGCGGTATATGCGATGTCTTCCGTAATTGTAACCGGAGTCGGACATGAAACGGATACGACGCTTGTCGATTATGTATCGGATGCCCGTGCACCGACGCCGACGGCAGCTGCGGAGCTGATTACACCGGATCTGGAAGAGGTGCGTATGCATGTGGCACTGCTTCGCCGCCGTATGATCAAGGATATGGAAACCCGGCTGCAGCTTGCCAGACAGGCATTGGAGCCAGTAAAGCAGCACCGGTATATGAAGGATCCGCAAAGCTATATACGCGAAGAGGAAATGAAGCTTGCCATGCATGTGCGCCGCCTTGGTGTTGTGGAAGCGCAGGTAGCTGCGTTTGCCATGCGGCTGAAGCAGAATTCACAGCAGCTGGCAATCCACAGTGAACGCTTGTATCAGATCAATGCGCGAAACGTGGAACAAAGCAGGCTGAGGCTGCAAAATGCCCTGCAAAATTACGATATGCAGCGCAAGCGTCAGATGCGCAATGTCAGTGCTCTGCTGGATGCGTATTCCCCATTGAAAAGTCTTTCGCGCGGATATGCGATTGCCTACCATGAGGATGCGGTGATTTCCAGTATAGAGGATGTAGAAGTAAACGATACCCTGCGGCTTCGGCTGCAGGATGGATATATTGATACCA
- the nusB gene encoding transcription antitermination factor NusB, translating to MNSRHKLRELAMTSLYQHFLLQKDIKQCVYDNCETNEIDPFLYTVTIDAVAYRDVYIDKINEALRQDWTFDRLGFVEQAILLMAACELDLETAPKAIVIDEAVTLAKKYCDDETYRLINGVLDRL from the coding sequence ATGAACAGCAGACATAAATTACGGGAGCTGGCAATGACCAGCCTGTATCAGCATTTTTTATTACAAAAGGACATTAAGCAGTGTGTATACGATAACTGTGAGACAAATGAAATTGACCCGTTTCTATATACGGTAACGATTGATGCCGTGGCGTATCGTGATGTATATATCGACAAGATCAATGAGGCTCTGCGCCAGGACTGGACATTTGACCGTCTGGGGTTTGTCGAGCAGGCGATTTTGCTTATGGCCGCCTGTGAGCTTGACCTGGAAACGGCGCCAAAGGCTATCGTTATCGATGAAGCAGTCACACTTGCGAAAAAATACTGTGACGATGAAACATATCGTCTGATTAACGGAGTACTGGATCGTCTATGA